The Solibacillus daqui genome has a segment encoding these proteins:
- a CDS encoding helix-turn-helix domain-containing protein, which translates to MNKEKIGQLIMTLRKEKGLTQKELADALYLSDRTISKWERGQGCPDITLLAHLSTILEVNIETLLDGEIQSNDFVGGNMKKSTYYVCPSCMNIGLSTGNFEVACCGRKLEALEAVKATDEQKLSVEEIDMQWSITAEHPMTKEHYVSFVAFATGDHIQLYKQFPEWALQVNIPKKKHGILLWFDTRNGLFYQYI; encoded by the coding sequence ATGAATAAGGAAAAGATTGGGCAACTTATTATGACATTGCGAAAGGAAAAAGGATTGACGCAAAAGGAATTAGCAGATGCGTTATATTTATCAGACCGAACAATTTCGAAATGGGAACGTGGTCAAGGTTGCCCAGATATTACATTACTAGCCCATTTATCAACCATCCTCGAAGTAAATATCGAAACACTACTAGATGGTGAAATACAATCGAATGACTTTGTAGGAGGAAATATGAAAAAATCTACTTATTATGTTTGTCCAAGCTGTATGAATATCGGACTTTCAACAGGAAATTTTGAAGTCGCTTGCTGTGGGCGAAAATTAGAAGCTCTAGAGGCTGTTAAAGCGACGGATGAACAAAAATTATCGGTGGAAGAAATTGATATGCAATGGTCGATTACTGCCGAACACCCGATGACAAAAGAACATTATGTTTCATTTGTGGCATTTGCAACGGGCGATCATATTCAACTGTACAAACAATTCCCTGAATGGGCATTACAGGTCAATATCCCGAAGAAAAAACACGGGATATTGTTGTGGTTTGATACGCGAAATGGGTTGTTTTATCAGTATATTTAA
- a CDS encoding efflux RND transporter permease subunit, which translates to MKGLVNFVLKNKLAVWLLTIIIVFSGIYSASRMKMESIPDISIPYLIVMGVYPGATPEQVMNELSIPYEKAVESLEDVKAVYSTSSSNVSQIQVEYEYGVDMDEKKRQLESALDNVTIPESAQEPSIMAISMNMMPVIALSVSSSEEDITELTSTVEDIILPKLNKIDGVASATVTGQHIEQVAFTYDEEKMKALGLTEDSVKQMIQASDLAVSLGLYEFEDGEQAVAIDGKFKTEEDLKEMLIPVTPSESNPVPFVKLGDIATIEKVGKVQSVSRTNGKDAISIQVVKGQDANTVTVVNAVKKLIEEEQDLISGLKIDISLDQGKPIEDSVFTMIEKAVFGGLIAVLIILLFLRDFKSTIISIISIPVSVFMALLLLHWMDITLNIMTLGAITVAIGRVIDDSIVVVENIYRRMHLKDEKLKGRALIREATIEMFKPILSSTLVTIAVFAPLMFVGGMVGELFIPFALTMSFALIASLIVAITIVPALSHTLFRKKIYGEKSESQHKEVGKLATTYRNFLEKCLNHKWITSIVAIVMLVGSLALTPLIGFSFMGSQEEKVMYLTYTPATGELIDDTLANIEVVEKELMKREDVDILQLSVNKETTTDASAMMTGGAAGGGLMYLIFDPDMEDFPAAKKEVEEYIFNIGQTGEWKTQNFGMGMSSNEVSYTLYSEDLDNLNDAVKQVEDVLVDIDGLEDIESNASNPYVEHVLKVEQENILQYGLTTAQILMALQTNNSKEVLTTVESDGNDIDVIVQREAKSASANIDELLKTPIQTMTGQTMTIGDLVEVEEGTTLNSLSRQKGEYFATVSATITDKDISKATSSADEKIEELDLPKGVTTGVGGVAADMAETFTQLGVAMLAAIAIVYFILVVTFGEGLAPFAILFSLPFAVIGSWVGLWATGQTISVSVLMGLLMLIGIVVTNAIVLVDRIIHMERDGMNMREAILEAGATRLRPILMTAIATIGAMLPMAFGGGGGGLISKDLAITVIGGLLSSTLLTLVVVPIVYEVLSKLMKKKRKDMEEN; encoded by the coding sequence GTGAAGGGCTTAGTTAATTTCGTATTAAAGAATAAGCTAGCAGTATGGTTGTTAACAATCATCATTGTATTCTCAGGTATTTATTCGGCTTCTCGAATGAAAATGGAATCAATTCCAGACATTTCAATTCCGTACTTAATCGTAATGGGTGTGTATCCTGGTGCGACACCAGAACAGGTTATGAATGAGCTTTCAATTCCTTATGAAAAGGCAGTTGAAAGTTTAGAAGATGTAAAAGCGGTGTATTCTACATCAAGTTCAAATGTTTCACAAATTCAAGTGGAATATGAATACGGCGTGGATATGGATGAAAAGAAACGCCAATTAGAATCGGCATTAGATAATGTTACGATTCCTGAAAGCGCACAAGAACCTTCAATTATGGCAATCAGCATGAATATGATGCCAGTCATTGCGTTATCTGTTAGTAGTTCAGAGGAAGACATCACAGAGTTAACTTCAACAGTAGAAGACATAATTTTACCGAAGTTAAACAAAATAGATGGTGTTGCTTCTGCGACTGTAACAGGTCAACATATCGAACAAGTTGCGTTCACATATGATGAAGAAAAAATGAAAGCATTGGGCTTGACTGAAGATTCAGTGAAGCAAATGATTCAAGCAAGTGATTTAGCGGTTTCATTAGGTTTATATGAATTTGAAGATGGTGAGCAAGCGGTAGCGATAGATGGTAAATTTAAAACAGAAGAAGACTTAAAAGAAATGTTAATCCCTGTGACGCCATCTGAATCAAACCCAGTACCATTCGTAAAACTTGGGGATATCGCAACGATTGAAAAAGTAGGTAAAGTTCAGTCGGTGTCTCGTACAAATGGTAAAGATGCAATTTCAATTCAAGTAGTTAAAGGTCAAGATGCCAACACGGTAACAGTTGTAAACGCTGTGAAAAAGTTAATCGAGGAAGAGCAAGATTTAATTTCAGGATTAAAAATTGATATTTCGTTAGACCAAGGAAAGCCAATAGAAGATTCAGTATTTACGATGATTGAAAAAGCGGTATTCGGTGGATTAATCGCGGTATTAATTATCCTATTATTCCTACGTGACTTCAAATCTACTATTATTTCTATTATCTCTATTCCAGTATCAGTATTCATGGCATTACTGTTACTGCACTGGATGGATATTACGTTAAATATTATGACGCTAGGTGCGATTACGGTAGCGATAGGTCGTGTAATCGATGACTCAATCGTAGTGGTTGAAAACATTTACCGTCGTATGCATTTAAAAGATGAAAAATTAAAAGGCCGTGCATTAATTCGTGAAGCAACGATTGAAATGTTCAAGCCAATTTTATCTTCAACATTAGTTACAATTGCCGTATTCGCACCGTTAATGTTTGTTGGTGGTATGGTGGGCGAATTATTTATTCCATTCGCATTAACGATGTCATTTGCATTAATCGCTTCATTAATCGTAGCGATCACAATTGTACCAGCACTTTCTCATACATTATTCCGTAAAAAAATCTACGGTGAAAAATCAGAAAGTCAGCATAAAGAAGTTGGAAAACTAGCTACAACATATCGTAACTTCCTAGAAAAATGTTTAAATCATAAATGGATTACTTCAATCGTTGCGATTGTCATGTTAGTTGGTTCTTTAGCGTTAACGCCATTAATCGGCTTCAGCTTCATGGGCTCTCAAGAAGAGAAAGTCATGTATTTAACGTACACACCAGCAACTGGTGAGTTAATCGACGATACGTTAGCGAATATTGAAGTTGTTGAAAAAGAATTAATGAAACGTGAAGATGTTGATATTTTACAATTATCTGTAAACAAGGAAACAACAACAGATGCATCGGCTATGATGACAGGTGGCGCAGCTGGTGGTGGATTAATGTACTTAATCTTTGATCCAGACATGGAGGATTTCCCTGCTGCGAAAAAAGAAGTAGAAGAGTATATTTTTAACATTGGTCAAACTGGCGAATGGAAAACGCAAAACTTCGGAATGGGTATGTCTTCAAACGAAGTAAGCTACACATTGTATAGTGAAGATTTAGATAATTTAAATGATGCGGTGAAACAAGTTGAAGACGTATTAGTCGATATCGACGGGTTAGAAGATATTGAATCGAACGCGTCAAACCCATATGTAGAGCATGTGTTAAAAGTAGAGCAAGAGAACATCTTACAATATGGATTAACAACAGCTCAAATTTTAATGGCATTACAAACAAATAATTCAAAAGAAGTATTAACTACAGTTGAATCGGATGGTAATGATATTGATGTAATCGTTCAGCGTGAAGCTAAATCAGCTTCGGCGAACATCGATGAGTTACTAAAAACACCAATTCAAACGATGACAGGTCAAACAATGACAATTGGTGACTTAGTAGAAGTGGAAGAAGGTACAACATTAAATTCACTTTCTCGTCAAAAAGGTGAATACTTTGCAACTGTGTCTGCAACAATAACAGACAAAGATATTTCAAAAGCTACATCTAGTGCAGATGAAAAAATTGAAGAGTTAGACTTACCAAAGGGTGTAACAACTGGCGTCGGTGGTGTTGCAGCAGATATGGCTGAAACATTCACTCAATTAGGAGTAGCGATGCTCGCTGCGATTGCGATTGTATACTTCATCTTAGTAGTAACATTCGGTGAAGGTTTAGCGCCGTTTGCAATTTTATTCTCATTACCATTCGCGGTAATTGGTTCTTGGGTAGGATTATGGGCAACGGGTCAAACGATTTCGGTATCTGTATTGATGGGCTTACTGATGTTAATTGGTATCGTTGTAACAAACGCCATTGTATTAGTAGACCGTATTATCCACATGGAACGTGATGGTATGAACATGCGTGAAGCCATTTTAGAAGCTGGTGCAACACGTTTACGTCCAATCTTAATGACAGCAATTGCGACAATTGGTGCGATGTTACCAATGGCATTTGGTGGCGGCGGTGGCGGTCTGATTTCAAAAGACTTAGCAATCACGGTAATCGGTGGTTTACTATCATCTACATTATTAACATTAGTCGTTGTTCCAATCGTTTATGAAGTTCTTTCAAAACTGATGAAGAAAAAACGTAAAGATATGGAAGAGAATTAA
- a CDS encoding TetR/AcrR family transcriptional regulator, which produces MTKKQLILDAAITLFSEKGIEATSVQQITEHCGISKGAFYLSFKSKEELVYSIIEHFLNNIIKGVDQAVNSEIDPSQKLHLYFEQTFKILSQYTGFAQILMKEKIKTISEELIERIQYFVNLSNENLAKLLIEIYGEEIREKLYDLIVVINGMVQAYLQIVFDGKLVMNQVDFSKLADTLVEKTTIIATHSQLIFLQQSDFTSNNEIPLTINQLTEELQRLKEVTVNQLEQESVALLIEELQASNPRAAIIFGLIHNLQNNNQFNWITLMIHKYFS; this is translated from the coding sequence ATGACAAAAAAACAATTAATTTTGGATGCAGCTATCACCCTATTTTCAGAAAAAGGAATTGAGGCGACATCAGTACAACAAATAACAGAGCATTGCGGTATTTCAAAAGGGGCCTTTTATTTATCTTTCAAATCGAAAGAAGAACTCGTTTATTCAATTATTGAACATTTTTTGAACAATATTATCAAAGGAGTTGACCAAGCAGTCAATTCTGAAATAGACCCGTCCCAAAAGCTGCATTTATATTTTGAGCAAACGTTTAAAATACTCTCACAATATACAGGATTTGCACAAATTCTCATGAAAGAAAAAATCAAAACTATTAGTGAAGAATTAATTGAACGTATACAGTACTTCGTAAATTTATCAAATGAAAACTTGGCAAAATTGCTTATAGAAATTTATGGTGAAGAAATTCGAGAAAAACTTTATGATCTTATAGTTGTAATTAACGGAATGGTTCAAGCTTATTTACAAATTGTATTTGATGGAAAATTAGTAATGAATCAGGTTGATTTTTCAAAACTTGCTGACACATTAGTAGAAAAAACAACAATCATTGCGACCCATAGCCAATTAATTTTTTTACAACAAAGTGATTTTACAAGCAATAATGAAATTCCTTTGACTATAAATCAGTTAACGGAAGAACTCCAACGGTTAAAGGAAGTGACAGTTAATCAACTTGAACAAGAATCTGTCGCTCTATTAATAGAGGAATTACAAGCTTCAAATCCAAGAGCTGCAATAATTTTTGGACTTATTCACAATCTTCAAAACAATAACCAATTCAATTGGATTACACTGATGATTCACAAATATTTCTCATAA
- a CDS encoding alpha/beta fold hydrolase: MLHYKREGSGKVVVLIHGFLGGISIFDKIFEPLTKQFDVIAIDLPGHGKSDAPEGDYTMYRYAEDILDVLTHEQVENAYWIGHSMGGYITLAVLEKQFTNIEKVVLLYSSDAPDTPEAIEKRTKQQHEILQNGVGAFVDGIIHNFLAPDAKTEDILFAKEVAHEAKVEGLVAALGAMKSRSNQRNLVDATTTPILVIEGEQDKAVTPIETSNQNVTKVFTNTGHLGMLEDAQTVTREVTKFLKK, from the coding sequence ATGTTACATTACAAACGCGAAGGCTCAGGAAAAGTAGTTGTATTAATTCATGGTTTTTTAGGTGGTATTTCAATTTTTGATAAAATATTTGAACCATTAACAAAACAATTTGATGTTATTGCCATCGACTTACCTGGGCACGGAAAAAGTGATGCTCCAGAAGGAGATTATACAATGTATCGTTATGCCGAAGATATTTTAGATGTATTAACTCATGAACAAGTTGAAAATGCCTATTGGATTGGGCATTCCATGGGTGGATATATCACATTGGCTGTATTAGAAAAACAATTTACGAATATTGAAAAGGTCGTCTTATTATATTCATCGGACGCACCGGATACTCCAGAAGCGATTGAAAAGCGTACAAAGCAACAACACGAAATTTTGCAAAATGGTGTTGGTGCATTTGTTGATGGCATTATTCATAATTTTTTGGCACCTGATGCAAAAACAGAAGACATCTTATTTGCGAAAGAAGTAGCTCATGAAGCAAAAGTGGAGGGATTGGTAGCTGCTTTAGGCGCAATGAAATCTCGTTCAAATCAACGAAATTTAGTCGATGCAACAACAACACCGATTCTTGTGATTGAAGGTGAGCAAGACAAAGCTGTTACACCTATTGAAACCTCGAATCAAAATGTAACAAAGGTGTTTACGAATACAGGACACTTGGGCATGCTTGAAGATGCGCAAACAGTGACACGTGAAGTGACAAAGTTTTTAAAAAAGTAA
- a CDS encoding DMT family transporter produces MQKYKGELLMLITAIMWGSGFVGMAKGLEHWSVFQLMAGRFFLASVILSLVFYKKLKLINKAVLWKGSLLGAILFLAFTLQTWGLEYTTASKNAFLTAINVIIVPIIAYIIYKRRIDRFEFIAAGVAIVGIGFLSLQDSLTINVGDFLSILCAIAFAFDIFYTNVFVKSEDALALTIVQFYSATVCSVIGVIVLQDYPTTYTAEGIGIIVYLAVFCTGVAYVCQNLGMQYANPTKSAIILSTEALFGTMFSVLLLNELLTGRMIFGCILIFFAILFAEVKPSFKRKKVYS; encoded by the coding sequence ATGCAAAAATATAAAGGTGAGTTATTGATGCTCATTACAGCAATTATGTGGGGTAGTGGATTTGTTGGGATGGCTAAGGGACTGGAGCATTGGTCAGTATTTCAACTAATGGCAGGACGTTTCTTTTTAGCCTCGGTTATTCTAAGTTTAGTCTTTTATAAGAAGCTTAAATTAATCAATAAAGCAGTGTTATGGAAGGGTAGCTTATTAGGCGCTATTTTATTTTTAGCATTTACGCTTCAAACATGGGGACTAGAATATACTACAGCTTCAAAAAATGCGTTCTTAACGGCTATTAATGTCATCATTGTACCAATAATTGCTTACATAATTTACAAACGTCGAATTGATCGATTTGAATTTATCGCTGCAGGTGTTGCGATTGTTGGAATTGGTTTCTTATCATTACAAGATTCTCTAACAATTAATGTCGGAGACTTCTTATCGATTTTATGTGCAATTGCGTTTGCATTTGATATTTTTTATACAAATGTATTCGTTAAATCAGAAGACGCGCTTGCGTTGACAATTGTACAATTTTATTCTGCTACGGTTTGTAGTGTAATTGGCGTAATTGTTTTGCAGGATTATCCTACAACTTATACAGCAGAAGGAATTGGAATTATTGTTTATTTAGCGGTATTTTGTACAGGTGTTGCTTATGTGTGTCAAAACTTAGGTATGCAGTATGCAAATCCCACAAAATCGGCCATTATTCTATCCACAGAAGCATTATTTGGTACGATGTTCTCTGTATTATTATTAAATGAATTATTAACTGGACGTATGATTTTTGGCTGTATTTTAATTTTCTTCGCGATATTATTTGCTGAAGTGAAGCCATCATTCAAACGAAAGAAAGTATATAGTTAA
- a CDS encoding nucleotide excision repair endonuclease — MPKPDLVIRQREQVIKPGEVEIKPYFGFIDFHKITRDKGGLFFFYNEKNELLFVGKARKIRQRIKKHFEDNVSPVKNHRNEIHKIEVYEIEDAVEREIYETYAINEFKSKLNVDKVFFER, encoded by the coding sequence ATGCCAAAACCAGATTTAGTAATTCGCCAACGTGAGCAAGTAATTAAGCCAGGCGAAGTTGAAATTAAACCATATTTCGGATTTATTGATTTCCACAAAATTACACGCGATAAAGGCGGCCTTTTCTTCTTCTATAACGAGAAAAACGAGCTATTATTCGTAGGGAAAGCGCGCAAAATCCGTCAACGTATTAAAAAACACTTTGAGGACAATGTTTCGCCAGTGAAAAATCACCGTAATGAGATTCACAAAATTGAAGTGTATGAAATTGAAGATGCAGTAGAACGTGAAATTTACGAAACTTACGCAATCAATGAATTCAAATCAAAATTAAACGTCGATAAAGTATTTTTCGAACGTTAA
- a CDS encoding transcriptional regulator, with protein sequence MNINIGDPQKYEASIQYNGIILLASYLQRLYVYETIQVKINNATDEKLKKVKGMFEHSEMMVKIFEETKSLMDGQRDKLKSFAGEVSLLMQDYIKDEPDFNERLAIVGSTLYGEQMMNFGVIKLGHIFKQNVGKDFPTRAKFYEERTKAVDLMVHLVAQGDTIEEGMQDLIDKWYVGIAAQKGGILSDIRKINEMLDYKLNQ encoded by the coding sequence ATGAACATTAACATCGGTGATCCGCAAAAATACGAAGCGAGCATTCAATATAACGGAATCATATTATTGGCATCATACCTACAACGACTTTATGTATATGAAACAATTCAAGTGAAAATTAACAATGCGACAGATGAAAAACTGAAAAAAGTAAAAGGCATGTTTGAACATTCGGAAATGATGGTTAAAATCTTTGAAGAAACAAAAAGTTTAATGGACGGCCAACGCGACAAATTAAAAAGCTTCGCAGGTGAGGTTTCCTTATTAATGCAAGATTACATTAAAGATGAGCCTGATTTTAACGAACGTTTAGCGATTGTTGGTTCGACGCTTTACGGTGAACAAATGATGAACTTTGGTGTCATTAAATTGGGTCACATTTTCAAGCAAAATGTTGGTAAAGACTTCCCAACTCGTGCAAAATTCTATGAGGAACGTACGAAAGCTGTAGATTTAATGGTACATTTAGTTGCTCAAGGCGATACAATTGAAGAAGGTATGCAAGACTTAATTGATAAGTGGTACGTAGGCATTGCTGCTCAAAAGGGTGGTATTTTATCAGATATCCGTAAAATTAATGAAATGCTTGATTATAAACTTAATCAATAG
- a CDS encoding 5' nucleotidase, NT5C type — translation MKFGFDIDDTLIDLRRYAFHLYNKKLKMAVNEAVFDQIPTVEIHGAFGMTSEQGSQMWKDSMQEIYFTNCPSFQDAKEVLNALADAGHEIYYITSRPKEYCQQTREWVKAQGFPVVDERFYCGMQDHEKIDIIKSLELDVYVDDKPAVLNTLANTTTKVIVKNQSYNQEVDYIRLTNWHEFNALLK, via the coding sequence ATGAAATTTGGTTTTGACATTGATGATACACTGATTGATTTACGTCGATATGCATTTCATTTATATAATAAAAAATTAAAGATGGCTGTTAATGAGGCTGTTTTTGATCAAATTCCTACCGTCGAAATTCATGGGGCATTTGGTATGACAAGTGAACAAGGAAGTCAAATGTGGAAAGATTCCATGCAGGAAATTTATTTTACGAATTGTCCAAGTTTTCAAGATGCGAAAGAAGTGTTAAACGCTTTAGCTGACGCAGGACATGAAATCTACTACATTACGTCACGCCCGAAAGAATATTGTCAGCAAACACGTGAATGGGTGAAAGCACAAGGATTCCCTGTAGTAGACGAGCGATTTTACTGTGGCATGCAAGATCACGAGAAAATAGACATTATTAAAAGTTTAGAATTGGATGTCTATGTCGATGATAAGCCAGCTGTGTTAAACACATTAGCAAATACAACTACGAAAGTTATCGTAAAAAATCAGTCATACAATCAAGAAGTTGATTATATCCGTTTAACTAATTGGCATGAATTTAATGCATTATTAAAATAG
- a CDS encoding FAD-dependent monooxygenase, which produces MNKRVDVCIVGGGPGGALLANLLAKQNVSVLLVERTNDFAKAFRGEHLNEEGESVLKQHGIYERIEQLGLLKMETLEYWHHGECIKTIFPDEKVGHLGIHVPQAHLLQAILEQAKHYPSFDYALNTTVKELIQNEQGQYTAVRAIQNGKEVLIESQLIIGADGRYSSIRKLANIDSTVRSHGYDLLWARIPAPENWSPSIKMAQVNGMQISLFTQAKGFVQVGWNIEKGSFSTLRKEPFTPFIEKLCLAFPQLAASVKQHIQSWQDFVPLDVFSSMAEQWGRNGVVLIGDAVHTMTPTGAYGLNSALMDAHLLAEMLLQNEQFDFVSCATKRKHEIERIQATQIEKEQKFSEAFVILS; this is translated from the coding sequence ATGAATAAAAGGGTAGATGTATGTATTGTTGGTGGTGGACCAGGCGGTGCATTACTAGCAAATTTACTCGCAAAGCAAAACGTGTCAGTACTATTAGTTGAACGAACTAATGATTTTGCGAAAGCTTTTCGTGGTGAGCATCTAAATGAAGAGGGCGAGAGCGTATTAAAGCAGCATGGTATTTATGAACGCATCGAACAGCTTGGGCTACTTAAAATGGAGACGTTAGAATATTGGCATCATGGTGAATGTATTAAAACGATATTTCCAGATGAAAAAGTTGGTCATTTAGGTATTCATGTGCCCCAAGCTCATTTGCTACAAGCCATTCTAGAGCAAGCAAAACACTATCCATCATTTGATTATGCACTTAACACGACAGTAAAAGAACTTATACAAAATGAGCAAGGGCAATATACTGCAGTGCGTGCCATACAAAATGGTAAGGAAGTATTGATCGAATCACAACTGATTATCGGTGCAGATGGACGTTATTCGAGCATTCGAAAGCTAGCAAACATAGATTCGACTGTTCGTAGCCATGGCTATGATTTATTGTGGGCACGTATTCCTGCACCTGAAAATTGGAGCCCTTCGATTAAAATGGCACAAGTAAATGGCATGCAAATTTCGTTATTTACACAGGCTAAAGGCTTTGTGCAGGTTGGCTGGAATATCGAAAAGGGAAGCTTCTCAACATTGCGTAAGGAACCGTTCACGCCGTTTATAGAAAAGCTATGTTTGGCGTTTCCGCAATTAGCTGCATCCGTCAAGCAACATATCCAATCATGGCAAGATTTCGTGCCCCTTGATGTATTTAGTAGTATGGCAGAGCAGTGGGGGAGAAATGGCGTCGTGTTAATTGGTGACGCAGTGCATACAATGACGCCAACAGGGGCCTATGGTTTAAATAGTGCGCTAATGGATGCGCATCTTTTAGCTGAAATGTTGCTGCAAAATGAACAGTTTGATTTTGTGAGCTGTGCAACAAAGCGTAAGCATGAAATTGAAAGAATACAAGCAACACAAATAGAAAAGGAACAAAAGTTTAGTGAGGCTTTTGTTATTTTAAGTTAG
- the ribD gene encoding bifunctional diaminohydroxyphosphoribosylaminopyrimidine deaminase/5-amino-6-(5-phosphoribosylamino)uracil reductase RibD: protein MKTDRDYMQLALDLAASAKGNTNPNPLVGAVLVKDGVIIGTGLHRKAGEPHAEVHAFKMAGKQAEGATLYVTLEPCSHFGKTPPCANLVKESKVARVIVAMQDPNPSVAGRGIQLLRDAGIEVEVGLLEQQARKVNERFIHNMVTERPFVVSKFAMTLDGKIAAHNGHSQWITSEAARADVHELRHEVDGILVGVNTVLKDNPQLTTRLKNRNGRNPVRVVLDSALQTPLEAQIANTTEARTVIVTSFDVSNEKKVALQKQGVVILQVSKTKNGLDLDAALKALYSFGITHLLVEGGGAVNASFLRSGLIDQYIVYVAPKVLGGARSIPPFTGEDVDSIDLAAQLQFEEVTQIGPDLRIIAYPKQVTENE from the coding sequence ATGAAAACAGATCGTGATTATATGCAATTAGCGCTTGATTTAGCAGCAAGCGCAAAAGGAAATACCAATCCGAATCCACTTGTTGGCGCGGTGCTTGTGAAAGATGGGGTTATTATCGGAACAGGGCTACACCGTAAAGCAGGTGAGCCTCATGCTGAAGTTCATGCTTTTAAAATGGCGGGCAAACAGGCAGAAGGGGCAACGCTTTATGTAACACTTGAACCTTGCTCACATTTTGGTAAAACACCCCCTTGTGCAAATCTAGTAAAAGAATCTAAAGTTGCGCGTGTTATAGTCGCTATGCAAGACCCAAATCCGTCAGTAGCCGGACGTGGTATTCAGTTACTACGAGATGCGGGCATTGAAGTAGAGGTAGGCTTACTAGAACAGCAAGCACGAAAAGTAAACGAGCGTTTCATACACAATATGGTAACGGAGCGTCCGTTTGTTGTATCTAAATTTGCGATGACGTTAGACGGTAAAATTGCTGCACATAACGGACATTCTCAGTGGATTACGTCAGAAGCAGCTCGTGCTGATGTGCATGAATTACGCCACGAAGTAGACGGCATTTTAGTAGGAGTTAATACGGTGTTAAAAGACAATCCACAATTAACGACACGTCTTAAGAATCGGAATGGTCGTAATCCTGTTCGTGTTGTACTCGACAGTGCTTTGCAAACGCCGTTAGAAGCACAAATTGCTAATACAACAGAAGCACGAACGGTTATTGTAACGTCATTTGATGTATCAAATGAAAAAAAGGTTGCACTTCAAAAACAAGGCGTAGTGATCCTGCAAGTTTCTAAAACGAAAAATGGGCTAGATTTGGACGCGGCATTAAAAGCGTTATATTCATTCGGCATTACGCATTTACTAGTAGAAGGTGGTGGCGCGGTCAATGCTTCTTTTTTACGTAGTGGCTTGATTGATCAATATATCGTATATGTAGCGCCAAAAGTTTTAGGTGGTGCGCGTTCGATTCCACCGTTTACTGGTGAGGATGTTGATTCGATTGATTTAGCAGCACAATTACAATTTGAAGAAGTGACACAAATTGGTCCTGATTTACGCATTATTGCATATCCAAAACAGGTGACCGAAAATGAATAA
- a CDS encoding GTP cyclohydrolase II, with translation MNNTIDILKDKIRFVVRNDSQNLALVGPVKLPIKQGDFEATFNWYSWLTVNNDKTKEQLIDELSSMDLAFGQQSSVLVYGDFENSEDALIRMHSICHTGDIFGSQRCDCGYQLHESMKMIVRHGCGAIFYLADHEGRGIGLFSKSLAYLLQEDNFDTVQANHALGFEDDTRSYEDALKILESLRSKPVTLITNNPKKLAALQAHGLSANGHVPLWGGLTETNAHYLQTKVEKSGHLGKVEKLMV, from the coding sequence ATGAATAATACTATTGATATTTTAAAGGATAAAATTCGTTTTGTCGTGCGAAACGATTCACAGAACCTAGCGTTAGTTGGCCCTGTAAAGCTCCCTATTAAACAAGGTGATTTTGAAGCAACATTCAATTGGTATTCTTGGTTAACTGTTAATAACGATAAAACAAAGGAACAATTGATTGATGAACTATCATCAATGGATCTAGCATTTGGTCAACAGTCATCAGTTTTAGTATATGGAGATTTTGAAAATAGTGAGGATGCTTTAATTCGTATGCACAGTATTTGTCATACAGGTGATATTTTTGGTTCGCAGCGCTGTGACTGTGGCTATCAATTACATGAATCGATGAAAATGATTGTCCGTCATGGTTGTGGCGCAATTTTCTATTTAGCAGATCATGAAGGGCGAGGTATTGGTTTATTTTCAAAATCATTAGCGTATTTATTGCAAGAAGATAACTTCGATACTGTACAAGCAAATCATGCATTAGGCTTTGAAGATGATACACGTTCATACGAGGATGCATTGAAAATTTTAGAAAGCTTACGTTCTAAACCTGTAACACTTATTACAAACAACCCGAAAAAACTAGCAGCCTTGCAAGCACATGGTCTTTCAGCTAATGGACATGTTCCACTTTGGGGTGGCTTAACGGAAACGAATGCTCATTATTTACAAACGAAAGTTGAAAAATCTGGCCATTTAGGTAAAGTTGAAAAGTTAATGGTGTAA